In Megalopta genalis isolate 19385.01 chromosome 16, iyMegGena1_principal, whole genome shotgun sequence, the following are encoded in one genomic region:
- the LOC143260701 gene encoding uncharacterized protein LOC143260701 isoform X2 has protein sequence MDAFQKNYSTYYTVMCITGLLPSDYSLKTKIHRVGYCLLTLCCIGIQMRSLFENIEHDYVTMKDPMEMDIFMKQVVEARRVVMVLVVLSFGGILISSAVLLIPTILQSELQIRYLNIFGFFYSEVSRNSSLVTYQLLIVIWMGLFSLTCTESSLAVIASYLCGLLEITSYRIRTAVDQMAKSGTGTLNIINIQLAMDTHQRATELSANITKSLAIPYLVAVLAVVGSFAVNIYRLFLALGDLSDKENIMVCVQVTLVHLFIIYLNNYNGQKLITSSIGLFNDIYDSLWYCIPPKSQKVLLFVLMRSSYQMEFSCAGLFIPSNEGFAKMMSTSFSYFTAITSVQ, from the exons ATGGACGCGTTCCAGAAAAATTATAGTACCTATTATACTGTGATGTGTATCACTGGACTGTTGCCCAGTGACTACTCTCTAAAAACGAAAATTCACAGAGTTGGTTACTGTTTGCTCACTCTCTGCTGCATTGGGATACAG ATGAGATCcttatttgaaaatattgaacATGATTACGTTACGATGAAAGATCCTATGGAAATGGATATATTCATGAAACAAGTAGTAGAAGCGAGACGTGTGGTTATGGTATTAGTAG tcCTATCATTTGGAGGAATATTGATATCATCTGCGGTACTACTGATTCCTACAATATTACAATCAGAACTTCAGATtcgttatttaaatatttttggatTCTTTTATTCTGAAGTTAGTCGGAATTCTAGTCTGGTCACTTACCAACTTCTAATTGTAATCTGGATGGGACTATTCTCGTTAACCTGTACGGAATCATCGCTTGCTGTCATTGCCTCTTACTTGTGTGGATTATTGGAGATCACCAG TTATCGAATACGAACGGCTGTCGACCAGATGGCGAAATCAGGGACAGGGAcattgaatataataaacatacAATTAGCCATGGATACGCACCAGCGTGCTACTGA ACTCTCGGCAAATATTACGAAGTCTTTGGCGATACCTTACTTAGTGGCGGTCTTAGCAGTTGTCGGCTCGTTTGCTGTAAATATATACCGC TTATTCCTGGCGCTTGGAGATTTGAGTGACAAGGAAAACATCATGGTTTGTGTACAAGTTACACTAGTACATCTGttcattatatatttaaacaattataaCGGACAAAAACTGATTACTTCTAGTATTGGATTATTCAATGATAT ATACGATTCATTGTGGTACTGTATACCACCGAAGTCGCAGAAAGTATTACTATTCGTATTGATGAGAAGTAGTTACCAAATGGAATTTAGTTGCGCTGGTTTATTCATTCCGTCTAACGAAGGCTTTGCGAAG ATGATGAGCACATCATTTTCGTATTTTACCGCAATCACGTCGGTTCAGTAA
- the LOC143260701 gene encoding uncharacterized protein LOC143260701 isoform X1, whose protein sequence is MDAFQKNYSTYYTVMCITGLLPSDYSLKTKIHRVGYCLLTLCCIGIQVSTLKMVETSLSNLLQTLSFTCPMLLFFLRYVGFIITLPVMRSLFENIEHDYVTMKDPMEMDIFMKQVVEARRVVMVLVVLSFGGILISSAVLLIPTILQSELQIRYLNIFGFFYSEVSRNSSLVTYQLLIVIWMGLFSLTCTESSLAVIASYLCGLLEITSYRIRTAVDQMAKSGTGTLNIINIQLAMDTHQRATELSANITKSLAIPYLVAVLAVVGSFAVNIYRLFLALGDLSDKENIMVCVQVTLVHLFIIYLNNYNGQKLITSSIGLFNDIYDSLWYCIPPKSQKVLLFVLMRSSYQMEFSCAGLFIPSNEGFAKMMSTSFSYFTAITSVQ, encoded by the exons ATGGACGCGTTCCAGAAAAATTATAGTACCTATTATACTGTGATGTGTATCACTGGACTGTTGCCCAGTGACTACTCTCTAAAAACGAAAATTCACAGAGTTGGTTACTGTTTGCTCACTCTCTGCTGCATTGGGATACAG GTATCGACGTTAAAGATGGTAGAAACTTCACTGTCCAATTTACTTCAGACGTTATCGTTCACCTGTCCCATGTTATTATTCTTTTTACGATATGTTGGATTCATTATCACTCTTCCAGTA ATGAGATCcttatttgaaaatattgaacATGATTACGTTACGATGAAAGATCCTATGGAAATGGATATATTCATGAAACAAGTAGTAGAAGCGAGACGTGTGGTTATGGTATTAGTAG tcCTATCATTTGGAGGAATATTGATATCATCTGCGGTACTACTGATTCCTACAATATTACAATCAGAACTTCAGATtcgttatttaaatatttttggatTCTTTTATTCTGAAGTTAGTCGGAATTCTAGTCTGGTCACTTACCAACTTCTAATTGTAATCTGGATGGGACTATTCTCGTTAACCTGTACGGAATCATCGCTTGCTGTCATTGCCTCTTACTTGTGTGGATTATTGGAGATCACCAG TTATCGAATACGAACGGCTGTCGACCAGATGGCGAAATCAGGGACAGGGAcattgaatataataaacatacAATTAGCCATGGATACGCACCAGCGTGCTACTGA ACTCTCGGCAAATATTACGAAGTCTTTGGCGATACCTTACTTAGTGGCGGTCTTAGCAGTTGTCGGCTCGTTTGCTGTAAATATATACCGC TTATTCCTGGCGCTTGGAGATTTGAGTGACAAGGAAAACATCATGGTTTGTGTACAAGTTACACTAGTACATCTGttcattatatatttaaacaattataaCGGACAAAAACTGATTACTTCTAGTATTGGATTATTCAATGATAT ATACGATTCATTGTGGTACTGTATACCACCGAAGTCGCAGAAAGTATTACTATTCGTATTGATGAGAAGTAGTTACCAAATGGAATTTAGTTGCGCTGGTTTATTCATTCCGTCTAACGAAGGCTTTGCGAAG ATGATGAGCACATCATTTTCGTATTTTACCGCAATCACGTCGGTTCAGTAA
- the LOC143260701 gene encoding uncharacterized protein LOC143260701 isoform X3 yields MDAFQKNYSTYYTVMCITGLLPSDYSLKTKIHRVGYCLLTLCCIGIQVSTLKMVETSLSNLLQTLSFTCPMLLFFLRYVGFIITLPVMRSLFENIEHDYVTMKDPMEMDIFMKQVVEARRVVMVLVVLSFGGILISSAVLLIPTILQSELQIRYLNIFGFFYSEVSRNSSLVTYQLLIVIWMGLFSLTCTESSLAVIASYLCGLLEITSYRIRTAVDQMAKSGTGTLNIINIQLAMDTHQRATELSANITKSLAIPYLVAVLAVVGSFAVNIYRLFLALGDLSDKENIMVCVQVTLVHLFIIYLNNYNGQKLITSSIGLFNDIFVEITLKDYIIKNRNTRIE; encoded by the exons ATGGACGCGTTCCAGAAAAATTATAGTACCTATTATACTGTGATGTGTATCACTGGACTGTTGCCCAGTGACTACTCTCTAAAAACGAAAATTCACAGAGTTGGTTACTGTTTGCTCACTCTCTGCTGCATTGGGATACAG GTATCGACGTTAAAGATGGTAGAAACTTCACTGTCCAATTTACTTCAGACGTTATCGTTCACCTGTCCCATGTTATTATTCTTTTTACGATATGTTGGATTCATTATCACTCTTCCAGTA ATGAGATCcttatttgaaaatattgaacATGATTACGTTACGATGAAAGATCCTATGGAAATGGATATATTCATGAAACAAGTAGTAGAAGCGAGACGTGTGGTTATGGTATTAGTAG tcCTATCATTTGGAGGAATATTGATATCATCTGCGGTACTACTGATTCCTACAATATTACAATCAGAACTTCAGATtcgttatttaaatatttttggatTCTTTTATTCTGAAGTTAGTCGGAATTCTAGTCTGGTCACTTACCAACTTCTAATTGTAATCTGGATGGGACTATTCTCGTTAACCTGTACGGAATCATCGCTTGCTGTCATTGCCTCTTACTTGTGTGGATTATTGGAGATCACCAG TTATCGAATACGAACGGCTGTCGACCAGATGGCGAAATCAGGGACAGGGAcattgaatataataaacatacAATTAGCCATGGATACGCACCAGCGTGCTACTGA ACTCTCGGCAAATATTACGAAGTCTTTGGCGATACCTTACTTAGTGGCGGTCTTAGCAGTTGTCGGCTCGTTTGCTGTAAATATATACCGC TTATTCCTGGCGCTTGGAGATTTGAGTGACAAGGAAAACATCATGGTTTGTGTACAAGTTACACTAGTACATCTGttcattatatatttaaacaattataaCGGACAAAAACTGATTACTTCTAGTATTGGATTATTCAATGATAT TTTTGTAGAAATTACATTAAAAGATTACATAATTAAGAATCGAAACACACGTATTGAATAA
- the LOC143260701 gene encoding uncharacterized protein LOC143260701 isoform X4 yields MVETSLSNLLQTLSFTCPMLLFFLRYVGFIITLPVMRSLFENIEHDYVTMKDPMEMDIFMKQVVEARRVVMVLVVLSFGGILISSAVLLIPTILQSELQIRYLNIFGFFYSEVSRNSSLVTYQLLIVIWMGLFSLTCTESSLAVIASYLCGLLEITSYRIRTAVDQMAKSGTGTLNIINIQLAMDTHQRATELSANITKSLAIPYLVAVLAVVGSFAVNIYRLFLALGDLSDKENIMVCVQVTLVHLFIIYLNNYNGQKLITSSIGLFNDIYDSLWYCIPPKSQKVLLFVLMRSSYQMEFSCAGLFIPSNEGFAKMMSTSFSYFTAITSVQ; encoded by the exons ATGGTAGAAACTTCACTGTCCAATTTACTTCAGACGTTATCGTTCACCTGTCCCATGTTATTATTCTTTTTACGATATGTTGGATTCATTATCACTCTTCCAGTA ATGAGATCcttatttgaaaatattgaacATGATTACGTTACGATGAAAGATCCTATGGAAATGGATATATTCATGAAACAAGTAGTAGAAGCGAGACGTGTGGTTATGGTATTAGTAG tcCTATCATTTGGAGGAATATTGATATCATCTGCGGTACTACTGATTCCTACAATATTACAATCAGAACTTCAGATtcgttatttaaatatttttggatTCTTTTATTCTGAAGTTAGTCGGAATTCTAGTCTGGTCACTTACCAACTTCTAATTGTAATCTGGATGGGACTATTCTCGTTAACCTGTACGGAATCATCGCTTGCTGTCATTGCCTCTTACTTGTGTGGATTATTGGAGATCACCAG TTATCGAATACGAACGGCTGTCGACCAGATGGCGAAATCAGGGACAGGGAcattgaatataataaacatacAATTAGCCATGGATACGCACCAGCGTGCTACTGA ACTCTCGGCAAATATTACGAAGTCTTTGGCGATACCTTACTTAGTGGCGGTCTTAGCAGTTGTCGGCTCGTTTGCTGTAAATATATACCGC TTATTCCTGGCGCTTGGAGATTTGAGTGACAAGGAAAACATCATGGTTTGTGTACAAGTTACACTAGTACATCTGttcattatatatttaaacaattataaCGGACAAAAACTGATTACTTCTAGTATTGGATTATTCAATGATAT ATACGATTCATTGTGGTACTGTATACCACCGAAGTCGCAGAAAGTATTACTATTCGTATTGATGAGAAGTAGTTACCAAATGGAATTTAGTTGCGCTGGTTTATTCATTCCGTCTAACGAAGGCTTTGCGAAG ATGATGAGCACATCATTTTCGTATTTTACCGCAATCACGTCGGTTCAGTAA